A region of Gracilinanus agilis isolate LMUSP501 chromosome 3, AgileGrace, whole genome shotgun sequence DNA encodes the following proteins:
- the LOC123243291 gene encoding vomeronasal type-1 receptor 1-like, with translation MVPSDIAFRIIFIFQTGVGGLGNSVLLGHYIFTYLTGHRLKPIDLLFIHLAFVNNGVLFSKGIPQTMAAFGINNFLDDTGCKLVVYLHRVARSLSLFTTSSLSGFQAITINSKSTRCVNFKAKMPKYIVPSCFLYWAFSLLIYGHIPLYIKGPKESRNATETNEFIYCSFHVSGDTLLFTIITTLLDLVHVGIMVWTSGFMVFILYRHHQETRYIHQNNFTPGGAPETRAIQTILLLVSMFVSFYLINSIMAGYMSFFKPSPWFVHSSAFLAACFPACSPFVLIMSDSQVLRYCVAFWRRIKAPILTLILG, from the exons ATGGTCCCTAGTGACATAGCATTTAGGATTATCTTCATATTTCAGACTGGAGTTGGGGGCCTTGGAAACTCTGTCCTCCTGGGCCATTACATCTTTACTTACCTCACTGGACACAGGCTGAAGCCTATAGATTTGCTCTTCATCCACCTGGCCTTTGTCAATAATGGGGTGCTCTTCTCCAAAGGCATCCCCCAAACAATGGCTGCTTTTGGGATCAACAATTTTTTGGATGATACTGGATGTAAACTTGTCGTTTACCTTCACCGAGTGGCCAGAAGCCTTTCTCTATTCACCACCTCCTCCCTGAGTGGCTTCCAAGCCATCACCATCAATTCTAAGAGCACCAGATGTGTAAATTTCAAAGCTAAAATGCCAAAATACATTGTCCCCTCCTGTTTCCTGTACTGGGCATTCAGTCTACTAATATATGGCCATatccctctttatattaaagGTCCCAAGGAGTCTAGAAATGCCACCgaaacaaatgaatttatttattgttcCTTTCATGTCTCAGGTGATACATTGCTATTTACAATCATAACTACCCTTCTTGATCTGGTACATGTGGGAATCATGGTCTGGACCAGTGGATTCATGGTGTTTATCTTGTACAGACACCACCAGGAAACCCGTTACATTCATCAGAATAATTTCACACCTGGAGGTGCTCCTGAGACCAGAGCTATCCAAACCATCCTTCTGTTGGTCAGCATGTTTGTATCCTTTTACTTGATCAACTCTATCATGGCAGGGTATATGAGTTTTTTTAAGCCAAGCCCCTGGTTTGTGCATTCCTCTGCCTTCCTGGCTGCTTGTTTCCCAGCTTGTAGCCCCTTTGTCTTGATCATGAGTG attcCCAAGTTCTCAGGTACTGTGTAGCTTTCTGGCGGAGAATAAAAGCTCCTATTTTAACACTGATCTTGGGATAA